In one Cloacibacillus porcorum genomic region, the following are encoded:
- a CDS encoding ABC transporter substrate-binding protein — protein MYNNRKAVSLLMAMALLMAVCTGAMAATLNAYTVMPEKYASKVFEQFTKDTGIKVNFIRFSSGEALARLVAERNNPQVDILLGGPADIYTAGQKDNVFAVYVPKDQKLTPAEYRDPGNHWTGIGLIPLCFLTNTDFLKKNSLKAPESWQDLLNPAYKNGLQMADARTSGTATERIYSLIGVYGVDGAFDYQKKLHKNVQLYTKSGAGGAMPIAQGQASSGIFYLVDALDIQQQGYPVIITYPKEGVTFGIEATGMIAGAKNQEEAKKFIDWATSPKLGQFFVDQKINYIPVVKGVKITSPALDMSKVKLLKVGAEHKGDKRKAYVERWINEVIR, from the coding sequence ATGTACAATAATCGTAAGGCGGTTTCTCTCCTCATGGCCATGGCTCTTCTTATGGCCGTCTGCACAGGCGCGATGGCGGCGACGCTCAACGCCTATACGGTCATGCCCGAAAAATATGCATCTAAAGTATTCGAGCAGTTCACAAAGGATACCGGCATCAAGGTCAACTTCATCCGCTTCTCCTCAGGAGAGGCCCTCGCCCGCCTCGTGGCGGAGAGGAACAATCCGCAGGTCGACATCCTCCTCGGCGGCCCCGCCGACATTTACACGGCGGGACAGAAGGACAACGTCTTCGCCGTCTATGTTCCGAAGGATCAGAAGCTGACACCAGCGGAATACAGAGACCCCGGCAACCACTGGACCGGCATCGGCCTCATCCCCCTCTGCTTCCTCACCAATACGGACTTCCTCAAAAAGAACAGCCTCAAAGCCCCCGAGTCATGGCAGGATCTGCTGAATCCCGCCTATAAGAACGGTCTGCAGATGGCCGACGCCCGCACCTCGGGTACGGCGACGGAGCGTATCTACAGCCTCATCGGCGTCTACGGCGTCGACGGAGCTTTCGACTATCAGAAGAAGCTGCATAAGAATGTCCAGCTCTACACTAAGAGCGGCGCGGGCGGCGCGATGCCGATCGCCCAGGGACAGGCTTCAAGCGGCATATTCTATCTCGTTGACGCGCTCGACATCCAGCAGCAGGGATATCCCGTCATCATCACCTATCCGAAAGAGGGAGTCACCTTCGGTATCGAGGCTACGGGCATGATCGCCGGCGCTAAGAACCAGGAAGAGGCGAAGAAGTTTATCGACTGGGCGACGAGCCCCAAGCTCGGACAGTTCTTCGTCGATCAGAAGATCAACTACATCCCCGTAGTCAAGGGCGTGAAGATCACCAGCCCCGCGCTCGATATGTCAAAGGTAAAGCTCCTTAAGGTGGGAGCCGAGCATAAGGGAGATAAGCGCAAGGCTTACGTCGAGCGCTGGATCAACGAAGTAATCCGTTAG
- a CDS encoding CBS domain-containing protein codes for MKIGELMNKDKVVLREGDTIERAIELILRHCRTGVPVLSEDNRVCGFVSEEDIIKKCLPGYITTLKNAAFLPDYGQFAKRFAAIRYKKVTEIMQKNVVCFNKDDSDFAVAAEMIRRHFKICPVIDENGIFVGCVSRAYLIRSMILEKNREEKAVLKYE; via the coding sequence TTGAAAATTGGCGAACTGATGAACAAAGATAAGGTCGTGCTCCGCGAAGGCGACACAATAGAACGGGCGATCGAACTGATACTCCGCCATTGCCGCACTGGGGTGCCCGTACTCTCCGAAGATAACAGGGTCTGTGGATTCGTGAGCGAAGAGGATATAATAAAAAAGTGCCTGCCGGGATATATAACGACGCTGAAAAACGCCGCCTTCCTGCCGGATTATGGACAGTTCGCAAAGCGTTTCGCCGCCATCCGCTATAAAAAGGTGACGGAAATAATGCAAAAAAACGTCGTCTGCTTCAACAAGGACGACAGCGACTTTGCCGTCGCCGCAGAGATGATCCGCCGCCATTTCAAAATCTGTCCGGTCATTGATGAAAACGGCATCTTCGTAGGCTGTGTCAGCCGCGCCTACCTGATACGCTCGATGATCCTGGAGAAGAACCGTGAGGAAAAGGCCGTACTAAAGTATGAATAA
- a CDS encoding SLC13 family permease, translated as MTLQAWAALLIFLGTIVLAATGKMKTATASLLGASVMVISGILSSEEAVAAIDHNTVGLLVGMMIVVGILSKSGLFQYLAVKAIKITGGRPLRIFWIISLLTAVLSAFLDNVTTVLLVTPVVLSLCELIAMNPLPLLMMELFASNIGGTATLIGDPPNMIIASVAKFSFNEFLVVLAPVAVVALCAVTAYVSIYYKKELKSDPEAAMRLREVDESRLIVNRPLMIKSVAIIVLVLVGFSMHRLLHLEASVVALTAAGILLAVSLLDEGAIIHNEIEWPTIIYFISLFIMAGGLKATGVLEAVSKLLTAVLAGNPLLMLLGILWISGITCAFINNIAFTAIFVHIIKSMALAAAIPPEPLYWALALGACLGGNGTYFGAAANAVVADFAAKEGIEIPFAAFSKIGLRVVFVSLLLSSIALLWIGRGLWM; from the coding sequence ATGACTTTACAGGCCTGGGCGGCATTGCTAATTTTTCTCGGGACGATAGTTCTCGCGGCAACCGGTAAGATGAAGACGGCGACCGCCTCTCTGCTGGGAGCTTCCGTTATGGTAATAAGCGGCATTCTTTCATCTGAGGAGGCGGTAGCGGCAATCGACCATAACACCGTCGGACTTCTCGTCGGTATGATGATTGTTGTCGGCATTCTTTCCAAGAGCGGTCTTTTCCAGTATCTCGCCGTCAAAGCGATAAAGATAACCGGCGGCAGACCACTGCGAATATTTTGGATTATCTCACTGCTCACGGCGGTACTCTCCGCCTTCCTCGACAACGTGACGACGGTGCTGCTGGTCACGCCAGTCGTGCTTTCTCTCTGCGAACTGATCGCGATGAACCCGCTGCCGCTGCTTATGATGGAACTATTCGCCTCCAACATCGGCGGAACGGCGACGCTCATCGGAGATCCGCCAAACATGATCATCGCCTCCGTAGCAAAGTTCTCATTCAATGAATTCCTCGTCGTCCTAGCGCCGGTCGCCGTCGTCGCTCTCTGTGCCGTGACGGCCTATGTCAGTATTTATTATAAAAAAGAGCTGAAATCAGACCCTGAGGCCGCGATGCGTCTGCGCGAGGTAGACGAGTCAAGGCTTATCGTCAACAGGCCGCTGATGATAAAGTCCGTGGCGATCATCGTTCTGGTGCTGGTCGGATTCTCCATGCACCGCCTTCTGCACCTTGAGGCATCCGTCGTCGCGCTTACCGCCGCGGGAATATTGCTTGCGGTATCTCTGCTTGACGAGGGAGCGATAATCCATAATGAGATTGAGTGGCCGACGATAATATATTTTATCTCCCTCTTTATTATGGCCGGCGGATTAAAGGCCACCGGCGTCCTTGAGGCGGTCTCGAAACTGCTCACGGCAGTTCTCGCTGGCAATCCGCTGCTGATGCTGCTCGGCATCCTCTGGATATCGGGAATCACCTGTGCTTTTATCAACAACATCGCCTTCACGGCAATATTCGTGCATATCATCAAATCAATGGCGCTGGCCGCCGCGATCCCCCCGGAGCCGCTATATTGGGCGCTCGCCCTCGGGGCCTGTCTCGGCGGCAACGGCACATATTTCGGCGCGGCGGCAAACGCAGTCGTAGCCGATTTCGCGGCAAAAGAGGGAATTGAGATACCGTTCGCCGCCTTTTCAAAGATCGGGCTGCGGGTCGTCTTTGTTTCGCTGCTTTTATCCTCAATAGCATTGCTGTGGATAGGCCGGGGACTCTGGATGTGA
- a CDS encoding DedA family protein gives MEALSSFLSYGIQLFGDLIQWLVEVIGHLGYPGIVGLMFLESSFFPFPSEVVVPPAGYLAWKGEMNIFLVILSGIAGSILGGLFNYWIAVRWGRPIFEKYGKYFFITHESLDKAEIFFARHGHISTFTGRLLPVIRQYISLPAGLARMPLTQFALYTALGSGIWVVILALVGYFLGSNQALIHQEIKKISLALIAACAVLVVIYIIIYRKKHHK, from the coding sequence TTGGAGGCGCTATCTTCTTTTTTAAGTTACGGTATCCAGCTTTTTGGGGATTTAATACAATGGCTGGTGGAGGTCATCGGCCATCTTGGTTATCCTGGGATCGTCGGCCTCATGTTCCTCGAATCTTCCTTTTTCCCCTTCCCCAGCGAGGTCGTGGTGCCTCCGGCGGGTTACCTTGCATGGAAGGGCGAGATGAATATATTTCTCGTGATACTCAGCGGGATCGCAGGCAGTATCCTCGGCGGCCTCTTCAACTATTGGATCGCCGTGCGCTGGGGACGTCCGATCTTTGAAAAATATGGAAAATACTTTTTCATCACCCATGAATCGCTTGACAAGGCGGAGATTTTCTTCGCCCGCCATGGACATATAAGCACCTTCACGGGACGGCTGCTGCCTGTGATACGCCAGTATATCTCGCTCCCCGCCGGGCTTGCGAGGATGCCGCTCACGCAGTTTGCCCTTTATACCGCGCTCGGCTCTGGGATCTGGGTAGTGATCCTCGCCCTCGTCGGTTATTTCCTCGGCAGCAATCAGGCGCTCATTCACCAGGAGATAAAGAAGATAAGTCTCGCCCTGATCGCCGCCTGCGCCGTACTAGTTGTGATTTATATAATTATTTATCGTAAAAAACACCATAAATAG
- a CDS encoding asparaginase domain-containing protein: protein MLPLPRLALVIAGNFSADEENADPGILLGYLPEELARCCEIKEWSCQPSTHYSMPMTLAMEEMFESLIAEGYTGIITVCGSGVMEEMAYLVNLLWQHPEPVIFANLMVQGRAGLKEGLVNLHCSVLAALSPEARDKGVLLCSSGELFGADDVTLVDPGSPDSAFQSLEKGSVGKMLNGEIKFFSEPKRPPFLARRPKDLPYVEIMWASLGGGESLLSLLASNRELGGLVLAGFGAGNVPPSWVPPIRNILRRRIPVAITSRCFQCHVHKTNDFEGSFEKLTEMGVMSGGKLNPFKARIRLSLGISAGLTDSGLSLYMLNQPVCDDINTLYK from the coding sequence TTGCTTCCGTTACCGAGACTCGCGCTTGTCATAGCTGGTAATTTTTCCGCGGATGAGGAAAACGCCGATCCTGGTATCCTGTTGGGATATCTGCCTGAGGAGCTGGCGCGCTGCTGTGAGATCAAAGAGTGGAGCTGTCAGCCAAGTACCCACTATTCTATGCCGATGACCCTTGCGATGGAGGAGATGTTCGAATCGCTTATCGCCGAGGGCTACACCGGGATAATCACCGTCTGCGGCAGCGGCGTCATGGAAGAGATGGCCTATCTGGTAAACCTGCTCTGGCAACACCCGGAACCGGTGATCTTCGCCAATCTTATGGTGCAGGGCCGGGCCGGACTCAAAGAGGGGCTGGTGAACCTGCACTGCTCGGTGCTCGCCGCGCTTTCACCGGAGGCGAGGGACAAAGGGGTGCTGCTCTGTTCCAGCGGTGAACTCTTCGGGGCGGACGACGTGACCCTTGTCGATCCCGGTTCGCCGGACAGCGCCTTCCAGTCGCTGGAAAAGGGCTCGGTGGGCAAGATGCTCAACGGTGAGATCAAATTTTTCAGCGAGCCTAAGCGTCCGCCGTTTCTCGCCCGCAGGCCGAAGGATCTCCCATACGTAGAGATAATGTGGGCTTCGCTTGGCGGCGGAGAGAGCCTGCTCTCGCTTCTCGCCTCCAACAGGGAGCTTGGCGGTCTCGTACTTGCCGGTTTCGGAGCGGGCAACGTGCCTCCGTCATGGGTTCCGCCTATCCGCAATATATTGCGGCGGCGTATCCCAGTGGCGATCACCTCACGCTGCTTCCAGTGCCATGTGCATAAGACGAACGACTTTGAGGGTTCTTTTGAAAAACTTACTGAAATGGGGGTAATGTCTGGCGGCAAGCTGAACCCGTTCAAGGCGCGCATACGCCTCTCCCTCGGGATATCGGCCGGACTCACCGATAGCGGCCTCAGCCTCTACATGCTGAACCAGCCTGTCTGCGACGACATAAACACTTTATATAAATGA
- the rimO gene encoding 30S ribosomal protein S12 methylthiotransferase RimO, whose product MKIYCLTLGCAKNRVDSECLAGALTAAGHELVSSVEEAECALVNTCGFIRPAVEESVAAILDLEELKRDKKLKKIGVVGCLVNRYEGDLPSEVPLVDFWARTEDWKFVLDQLKTPGDDERHRGTLPSSSKYTRYLKISEGCGNRCTYCAIPGIRGPLRSLPLEVIVKEACQLAEEGARELCVVGQDLTVYGTDVSGRPRLIELLDALESSLPPDLWIRLLYLHPSRVDSALLERVAAGRQLIPYLDIPVQHGDPEILAAMNRGIAPESLRAIFSTARAINPDFALRTTCMVGFPGEKKRHFDNLMDFVAEVRFDRMGAFTFFPEEDTAAAEMAGQVSERTKNKRLGELMRLQEEISFERQRQFVGKELKVLVEKIDRKEGYAEGRSFREAPEVDGIIEIRSIREDLKEGDIVTVRVTEAMPHDMTGEEI is encoded by the coding sequence ATGAAAATATACTGCTTAACGCTTGGCTGCGCTAAAAACCGGGTGGACAGCGAATGCCTCGCCGGCGCGCTCACGGCCGCGGGCCATGAGCTCGTCTCCTCTGTGGAAGAGGCCGAATGCGCGCTGGTCAATACCTGCGGCTTTATACGTCCCGCGGTGGAAGAGAGCGTAGCGGCGATACTTGACCTCGAAGAGCTTAAAAGAGATAAAAAATTAAAGAAGATCGGCGTCGTCGGCTGCCTTGTGAACCGCTATGAGGGAGACCTTCCCTCGGAGGTGCCGCTGGTGGATTTCTGGGCGCGGACTGAGGATTGGAAATTTGTCCTCGACCAGCTCAAGACGCCCGGAGACGACGAACGACACAGGGGAACGCTTCCCTCGTCGTCAAAATATACCCGCTACCTCAAAATAAGCGAGGGCTGCGGCAACCGCTGCACGTACTGCGCCATCCCCGGCATTCGCGGTCCGCTGCGCAGCCTGCCGCTGGAGGTCATTGTGAAAGAGGCCTGCCAGCTTGCGGAAGAGGGCGCGCGCGAACTCTGCGTCGTTGGTCAGGACCTTACAGTCTACGGCACTGATGTGAGCGGCCGGCCTCGTCTCATAGAGCTGCTTGACGCTCTTGAAAGCTCGCTGCCGCCCGATCTTTGGATCAGGCTGCTCTACCTTCACCCCTCGCGCGTCGACAGCGCTCTCCTTGAGCGTGTCGCCGCGGGGAGACAGCTCATCCCTTACCTTGACATCCCCGTACAGCACGGAGACCCGGAAATACTGGCGGCGATGAACCGCGGCATCGCGCCTGAGTCCCTGCGCGCTATATTCAGCACGGCGCGCGCGATAAATCCTGACTTTGCGCTGCGTACCACCTGCATGGTCGGCTTTCCCGGAGAAAAGAAGCGGCACTTTGACAACCTGATGGACTTTGTCGCGGAGGTGCGCTTTGACAGGATGGGGGCCTTCACCTTCTTTCCCGAAGAAGATACCGCGGCGGCGGAAATGGCGGGGCAGGTCTCCGAGCGGACAAAGAATAAACGTCTCGGCGAGCTCATGCGTCTCCAGGAGGAGATATCATTCGAGCGTCAGCGGCAATTCGTTGGGAAAGAATTAAAGGTACTTGTGGAAAAGATAGACAGAAAAGAGGGCTATGCCGAGGGACGTTCCTTCCGTGAGGCTCCCGAGGTGGACGGAATAATAGAGATACGCAGTATAAGAGAAGATCTGAAAGAGGGCGACATCGTGACTGTGCGCGTGACAGAGGCGATGCCGCACGATATGACGGGAGAAGAGATATGA
- a CDS encoding phosphatidylglycerophosphatase A family protein, translating to MILTPEMKTWYGMIATVGTVGRYSKMPGTLGAIAGTVLWLLFGGIPLWTIAAVAAVGCYAADKYEKAADREDPGEVVIDEVVGVWISSWGFDLTYAVVALFLFRIVDITKPFPVKEFERLPGGVGIMADDIAGGVMVNLLLHFIHWLLFAGGLTMILGVIGK from the coding sequence ATGATACTGACTCCGGAAATGAAGACCTGGTATGGAATGATCGCTACAGTCGGCACCGTCGGACGCTATTCAAAGATGCCCGGCACCCTGGGCGCTATCGCCGGCACAGTGCTGTGGCTGCTGTTCGGCGGCATTCCTCTCTGGACCATCGCGGCGGTGGCGGCTGTCGGCTGTTACGCCGCCGACAAATATGAAAAGGCCGCTGACCGCGAGGACCCCGGCGAGGTAGTTATCGACGAAGTCGTCGGCGTCTGGATCTCATCCTGGGGGTTTGACCTCACATACGCGGTGGTGGCGCTGTTCCTCTTCCGTATTGTCGATATAACCAAACCCTTCCCCGTCAAAGAATTTGAACGGCTTCCCGGAGGCGTCGGCATCATGGCCGACGATATCGCGGGAGGCGTAATGGTCAACCTGCTCCTGCACTTTATACACTGGCTCCTGTTTGCGGGAGGGCTGACAATGATTCTGGGGGTGATAGGAAAATGA
- a CDS encoding CinA family protein: MTGKLDVLAAAVIKNFRERGLSLSLAESCTGGMIAAALTGVPGASDIFWGSAVTYINSAKEHILGVSSETLERHGAVSEECAREMAEGSRRIYGADLAMSVTGIAGPGGGSDTKPVGTVWFGFSSKNGTEAFRRLFEGDREAVRRQTVEQVLACLIEKCAAEDAHGEGTK, translated from the coding sequence ATGACTGGTAAACTTGACGTGCTGGCCGCCGCAGTTATCAAAAACTTTCGCGAACGCGGCCTTTCGCTCTCCCTGGCCGAATCATGCACTGGCGGGATGATCGCCGCCGCGCTGACCGGCGTACCGGGGGCCTCCGATATCTTCTGGGGCTCCGCCGTTACATATATAAACAGCGCGAAGGAACATATCCTCGGCGTCTCAAGTGAAACCCTTGAAAGACACGGCGCGGTCAGCGAAGAATGCGCGCGCGAAATGGCCGAGGGCTCCCGCAGAATATATGGCGCGGACCTTGCGATGAGCGTGACCGGCATCGCCGGTCCCGGAGGCGGTTCGGATACCAAGCCGGTTGGCACCGTTTGGTTTGGCTTCAGCTCAAAGAACGGCACGGAGGCGTTTCGCCGCCTATTTGAAGGAGACAGGGAGGCCGTCCGCCGGCAGACCGTTGAACAGGTCCTTGCCTGCCTGATAGAAAAATGCGCCGCCGAAGATGCGCACGGCGAAGGCACGAAATAA
- the thpR gene encoding RNA 2',3'-cyclic phosphodiesterase yields MCVKLPPEHIEALGEWLAAKKAAGAGIRWVAPKTIHITLKFCGEIHPDMVEAIAKLLEKENLGGAIELSVAGVGGFPRLGAPRVIWTGIGGEIGKLQKLQQKTEECAFRCGVAKERRKFSPHITLGRRNEQSPLPEESVRIIEKDKIELPAWSVKEIIMMKSELTHRGPIYTPLKYFAL; encoded by the coding sequence ATCTGCGTAAAACTTCCGCCGGAACACATTGAAGCTCTCGGAGAATGGCTTGCCGCGAAAAAAGCCGCCGGTGCCGGAATAAGATGGGTCGCGCCAAAGACCATCCACATCACCCTTAAATTCTGCGGCGAGATACATCCTGATATGGTCGAGGCGATCGCGAAGCTGTTAGAAAAAGAGAATCTCGGCGGCGCGATAGAACTCTCGGTGGCGGGAGTTGGCGGATTTCCGAGACTTGGCGCGCCAAGAGTCATCTGGACCGGAATCGGCGGAGAGATCGGCAAACTGCAAAAACTCCAGCAAAAGACCGAAGAGTGCGCCTTTCGGTGCGGTGTGGCGAAAGAGCGGCGGAAATTCTCGCCCCACATCACGCTGGGCCGCCGTAACGAACAGAGCCCGCTGCCGGAGGAATCCGTCAGGATAATAGAAAAAGATAAAATCGAACTTCCTGCCTGGTCCGTGAAAGAGATCATTATGATGAAAAGCGAGCTTACGCACAGAGGCCCTATCTACACGCCGTTAAAATATTTTGCGCTGTAG
- the recA gene encoding recombinase RecA has protein sequence MAKKAPVTKEDILAQALGEIRGKFGDGSIMRLGDEVQHAVEVISSGILPLDVALGIGGVPRGRVVEIFGPEGGGKTTIALHILAEAQKAGGIAAFIDAEHALDPRLAAALGVDTANLYLSQPDSGEQAFYILDTLVRSGALDLVVVDSVAALTPQAEIDGKMGEGSNQVGLHARLMSYALRRLTSAIAKSKTTVIFINQLRAQISSGYSQGPTETTTGGRALKFYSSVRIEVRRGKQVTQGDTVIGHELYIKVVKNKQAPPFRTAHTTLIYGKGVTKAIAVLDMALDREVVKRKGSWLAYKGETLGQGKETVANYISEHPELMEDIKKDVLRKVAEGLGLIDEPEHEDPEDSALEDSVEALLEEGVLKLDITEEPEENE, from the coding sequence ATGGCAAAAAAAGCACCGGTAACCAAAGAGGACATATTGGCGCAGGCGCTTGGCGAAATAAGAGGAAAATTTGGCGACGGCTCCATCATGCGTCTCGGTGACGAGGTGCAGCATGCGGTGGAGGTCATCTCAAGCGGTATCCTTCCTCTCGACGTTGCTCTTGGCATCGGCGGCGTTCCGCGTGGGCGCGTCGTGGAGATATTTGGCCCTGAGGGCGGCGGAAAGACCACCATTGCCCTTCACATACTTGCCGAGGCGCAGAAAGCTGGCGGTATCGCGGCCTTTATCGACGCGGAACATGCGCTTGACCCCCGCCTCGCTGCGGCGCTTGGCGTCGACACCGCGAACCTCTACCTCTCGCAGCCAGACAGCGGAGAGCAGGCCTTCTACATACTGGACACCTTAGTTCGCAGCGGCGCGCTCGATCTTGTCGTCGTCGACTCGGTGGCGGCGCTCACCCCGCAGGCGGAAATAGATGGAAAAATGGGCGAGGGCAGCAACCAGGTCGGCCTTCACGCGCGACTCATGAGCTACGCGCTGCGCCGCCTCACCTCGGCGATCGCCAAAAGCAAAACGACCGTTATCTTCATCAACCAGCTGAGAGCGCAGATAAGCTCAGGATACAGCCAGGGACCGACCGAAACCACGACCGGCGGCCGCGCGCTGAAATTCTACAGCTCAGTCAGAATAGAGGTTCGCCGCGGTAAACAGGTTACCCAGGGAGACACTGTGATCGGCCATGAGCTCTACATAAAAGTCGTGAAAAACAAACAGGCGCCCCCCTTCCGCACGGCGCACACCACCCTTATCTATGGCAAGGGTGTGACCAAGGCCATCGCCGTGCTCGACATGGCGCTCGACCGCGAGGTCGTGAAACGTAAAGGTTCCTGGCTCGCGTACAAGGGCGAGACGCTCGGGCAGGGTAAAGAGACCGTCGCAAACTACATATCGGAGCACCCGGAGCTCATGGAGGACATCAAAAAAGACGTCCTGCGCAAAGTTGCCGAAGGGCTTGGATTGATAGACGAACCTGAACACGAAGACCCCGAAGATTCAGCGTTGGAAGACAGCGTCGAGGCGCTTCTTGAAGAGGGCGTCCTTAAACTCGACATAACAGAAGAGCCAGAAGAGAACGAATAG
- a CDS encoding helix-turn-helix domain-containing protein gives MWKIQKYRIAQGLTQENLAERVDLSVSYISEIENGKKRPFLKTLEKIAAALDVSLVSLMGEDSKKDIREERQIECPFLKYTDDSGDIAAANGITREIFTAVAELAMEEKIKVLSYVRDLKKLSDFMRDKR, from the coding sequence ATGTGGAAGATTCAGAAGTACCGGATAGCCCAGGGGCTGACACAGGAAAATCTCGCGGAAAGGGTCGATCTCTCCGTAAGCTATATCTCAGAGATCGAAAATGGGAAGAAACGCCCCTTCCTGAAAACGTTGGAGAAGATAGCGGCCGCGCTTGATGTCTCTCTCGTTTCGCTGATGGGCGAGGATAGTAAAAAAGATATAAGGGAAGAGAGGCAGATAGAATGCCCTTTTCTTAAGTATACGGATGACAGCGGCGATATCGCGGCGGCAAACGGCATCACGCGGGAGATTTTCACGGCGGTAGCCGAGCTGGCAATGGAGGAAAAGATAAAGGTCCTCTCCTATGTTCGTGACCTGAAAAAGCTCTCGGACTTTATGAGAGACAAGAGATAG